One segment of Triticum aestivum cultivar Chinese Spring chromosome 2A, IWGSC CS RefSeq v2.1, whole genome shotgun sequence DNA contains the following:
- the LOC123188086 gene encoding CMP-sialic acid transporter 2, producing MEYRRVKDQESYDAISQKDIESPDGRSLSSTAATSPLGTAGGSKGKNSWKQKSIVTIALTLLTSSQAILIVWSKRAGKYEYSVTTANFSVEALKCLLSLLALYRTWNSQGVTEDNRLSTSFDEVSVYPIPAALYMVKNLLQYYIFAYVDAPAYQILKNLNIISTGVLYRIILKKKLSEIQWAAFILLCAGCTTAQLNPSSDHVLQTPIQGWMMAIVMALLSGFAGVYTEAIIKKRPSRNINVQNFWLYIFGMLFNLVAICVQDFDAVMNKGFFHGYSFITLLMILNHALSGIAVSMVMKYADNIVKVYSTSVAMLLTAIVSVFLFGFNLSLAFFLGSTVVSISVYLHSVGKPQQQK from the exons aTGGAGTACAGAAGAGTGAAGGATCAG GAGAGTTATGACGCCATATCTCAGAAGGACATAGAAAGCCCTGATGGGAGGTCTCTTTCTAGCA CTGCAGCAACTTCCCCCCTTGGCACCGCAGGAGGTTCGAAGGGCAAGAATAGTTGGAAGCAAAA GTCTATTGTAACAATTGCGTTGACATTACTAACAAGTTCCCAGGCAATACTGATTGTGTGGTCAAAAAGAGCTGGAAAGTATGAATATAGTGTCACAACAGCAAACTTTTCG GTGGAAGCTTTAAAATGTCTATTATCACTTCTAGCCCTGTACAGAACATGGAACAGTCAAGGTGTTACAGAAGATAATAG GTTAAGTACATCATTTGACGAAGTTAGTGTTTATCCTATCCCTGCCGCACTTTACATGGTAAAGAATCTATTGCAG TATTACATCTTCGCCTATGTGGATGCACCAGCTTACCAGATCCTGAAGAACCTGAATATTATCAGCACTGGTGTCTTATACCGTATCATTTTAAAGAAAAA ATTAAGTGAAATTCAGTGGGCTGCATTTATTCTCTTATGTGCTGGCTGCACTACGGCTCAGCTAAACCCCTC ATCAGACCATGTTCTTCAAACGCCAATTCAAGGTTGGATGATGGCCATT GTGATGGCTCTTCTAAGTGGTTTTGCTGGGGTATACACAGAA GCTATAATAAAAAAACGTCCTTCGAGAAACATCAATGTGCAGAATTTCTGGCTGTACATTTTTGGAATGCTCTTCAACTTAGTTGCCATTTGTGTTCAGGACTTTGATGCTGTCATGAACAA AGGCTTTTTTCATGGCTACTCGTTTATTACACTTCTGATGATTCTTAACCATGCACTCAG TGGCATTGCTGTATCAATGGTGATGAAGTATGCTGACAATATTGTCAAG GTGTATTCAACTTCAGTCGCAATGCTTCTGACAGCAATCGTATCTGTCTTCTTGTTCGGCTTCAATCTGTCCCTTGCATTCTTCCTTGGGTCTAC GGTCGTTTCGATATCGGTGTATCTGCATTCTGTCGGGAAGCCACAGCAGCAGAAATGA